The Toxorhynchites rutilus septentrionalis strain SRP chromosome 3, ASM2978413v1, whole genome shotgun sequence genome includes a region encoding these proteins:
- the LOC129774721 gene encoding SWI/SNF complex subunit SMARCC1 isoform X1, which translates to MVSLGPKKDGGPNAEFFTSPESLQGFETVRQWLQKNLKKYLAPDPPTKESLAHLIIQFVQYQETKLGKCSQDPPTTRLPMRCFMDFKPGGSLCHILATMYRYKAEQRWRKFDFTVNRNPMRKDPIIQMLLDMETALIEAECMRLPIVYVRPEVDKQTANRITDIVTNHQGEMTLDEEEATHIIYPAVDPLPEDYARPTFRRDKHVMIHWYYFPESYDTWIPNTFDLPDNVPDYPLSPGDRWRVSASWVTDLEEYNEWMPEEDYEVDEAGRKKLHKLRLGVEDLMAGSGDDKVRRTKVIHQKRKRSPSPQAKGGKRKSGRSPAVFHKKTRADDEDSEDMTKDMDDPQPETNLTEVKASSSNSASGPATPQPKRDPEMMPLKYATMTDLDDDIDRANADRGDDSQAGKTSDNSNTQEFPHGKDDLEDNVTEQAHHIIVPSYSAWFDYNSIHVVEKRALPEFFNGKNKSKTPEIYLAYRNFMIDTYRLNPTEYLTSTACRRNLAGDVCAIMRVHAFLEQWGLINYQIDADSRPTPMGPPPTSHFHVLSDTPSGLQPLNAPKTAQPSAAKNLLDLDKKVDKKDDLAASALGISAGASSSSADGIKTEPGTITADPNGQFGLRLDQYAKKPSAMRNKTAASMSRDWTEQETLLLLEGLEMYKDDWNKVCEHVGSRTQDECILHFLRLPIEDPYLEDDNTYLGPLSYQPIPFSKAGNPIMSTVAFLASVVDPRIAASAAKAAMEEFAAIKDEVPASMMDSHLKNVEKTSFGGKFDPYAGLTTSGIAGTEPDKDKEDDDNKLPGASSGQAVSSAPGSTDVDMKDLSKKDDEDKETDKSVEKPFSTTEGTKTSDSDAAVGGDQQKTDGTEDEKNKDKEVSTDLVKENGDPKVFNEGNLQAAAAAALAAAAVKAKHLAAVEERKIKSLVALLVETQMKKLEIKLRHFEELETTMEREREGLEYQRQQLIQERQQFHLEQLKAAEFRARQQAHQRFQLEQGQWQQPTMGGATGIPPQGGIVPPQQQLGVPPGPGQGPHPAPGSNPQQQPSMQSTGGLPGIPVPTSINAPSSNGIMSASPTTIPSDGSTQNNIMSPTVPGQPPSSQHTQGPPPPQLQQQVMPSHPGHSTGAPMPGGVPGPHQHPPPPVPQQQPPPPSPQQAPLAPTQGPPLPTQAGPGGAIPGPQQGPPTSVGSGPIPPSSS; encoded by the exons ATGGTCTCGCTGGGACCTAAAAAGGATGGTGGTCCAAACGCCGAATTCTTCACGTCACCAGAATCACTGCAGGGATTCGAAACGGTTCGACAATGGTTGCAGAAAAACCTGAAAAAG TATCTGGCACCGGATCCTCCAACTAAAGAATCTCTGGCCCATTTGATTATACAATTTGTTCAGTATCAGGAAACCAAACTTGGAAAATGTTCGCAAGATCCACCCACCACCAGATTGCCG ATGCGATGTTTCATGGATTTCAAACCAGGTGGGTCCTTGTGCCATATCCTGGCTACCATGTACCGCTACAAGGCTGAGCAACGGTGGCGCAAGTTCGATTTTACAGTAAACAGG AACCCTATGCGTAAGGACCCCATAATTCAAATGCTGCTCGACATGGAAACGGCTCTCATTGAGGCCGAATGCATGCGATTACCGATTGTGTACGTCAGACCCGAGGTAGATAAACAAACTGCGAATCGAATCACGGACATAGTCACAAATCATCAGGGCGAGATGACGTTGGACGAAGAAGAAGCAACGCACATCATCTATCCGGCGGTGGATCCTTTGCCGGAGGATTATGCAAGACCTACATTCCGTCGGGACAAGCACGTGATGATACATTGGTATTACTTTCCTGAGTCGTATGATACTTGGATTCCGAATACATTCGATCTTCCG GATAATGTACCAGATTATCCACTCTCTCCGGGAGACCGTTGGCGAGTGTCTGCCTCGTGGGTAACAGACCTCGAAGAATACAACGAATGGATGCCTGAGGAGGATTATGAGGTTGACGAAGCTGGTCGAAAGAAATTACACAAGCTTCGTCTTGGGGTTGAAGACTTGATGGCGGGTAGTGGCGATGACAAAGTTCGGAGAACGAAGGTGATTCACCAGAAGCGAAAACGGTCTCCTTCACCACAGGCTAAGGGAGGCAAACGAAAAAGTGGTCGTTCACCAGCCGTTTTCCACAAGAAAACGCGAGCCGATGACGAAGATTCGGAAGACATGACAAAAGACATGGATGATCCGCAACCGGAGACTAATTTAACTGAAGTGAAGGCTAGTTCCAGCAACTCAGCCTCCGGTCCAGCCACTCCTCAGCCCAAGAGAGATCCGGAGATGATGCCGCTGAAATATGCCACTATGACGGATCTGGATGATGACATTGACCGGGCCAATGCAGATCGCGGAGATGACAGTCAAGCTGGCAAAACGAGCGATAATAGTAACACGCAAGAATTCCCACACGGAAAAGATGATCTAGAAGACAATGTTACCGAACAGGCTCACCACATAATCGTCCCATCGTATTCAGCTTGGTTCGATTACAACTCGATTCATGTGGTCGAAAAGCGTGCCTTGCCGGAATTCTTCAACGGCAAGAATAAATCCAAAACGCCGGAGATTTATCTTGCATATCGTAATTTCATGATCGATACTTATCGGCTGAATCCTACTGAATACTTGACAAGCACAGCTTGTCGTAGGAACTTAGCTGGAGATGTCTGCGCGATAATGCGTGTGCATGCTTTCCTCGAACAGTGGGGATTGATCAATTATCAAATTGATGCTGATTCTCGACCAACTCCAATGGGCCCCCCACCAACTTCACACTTCCACGTGTTGAGTGACACCCCATCTGGACTGCAACCGCTGAATGCTCCGAAAACAGCACAACCATCTGCTGCCAAAAACTTGCTCGATTTAGACAAAAAAGTCGATAAAAAAGATGACTTGGCCGCGTCTGCTCTTGGAATATCTGCTGGAGCTTCCTCCAGTTCAGCCGATGGCATTAAAACTGAGCCAGGAACAATTACTGCTGATCCGAATGGTCAGTTTGGGCTACGATTGGATCAATATGCTAAAAAGCCATCTGCTATGCGAAATAAAACCGCTGCTAGCATGTCTCGCGACTGGACCGAACAGGAAACTCTTCTGCTCCTGGAAGGTTTGGAGATGTATAAAGACGACTGGAACAAAGTGTGCGAGCATGTTGGATCGCGAACTCAGGACGAGTGTATTCTTCACTTCCTCAGACTTCCGATCGAAGATCCTTATCTGGAGGATGATAACACGTATTTAGGGCCACTTTCGTATCAACCAATTCCATTCAGTAAGGCTGGTAATCCAATTATGTCAACGGTGGCGTTTCTAGCCTCAGTTGTGGATCCGAGAATTGCTGCGAGCGCTGCTAAAGCTGCCATGGAGGAATTTGCTGCCATTAAG GATGAAGTTCCAGCATCAATGATGGATTCTCATCTGAAAAATGTCGAAAAAACAAGCTTTGGAGGTAAATTCGATCCGTACGCAGGTCTGACAACAAGCGGAATTGCGGGAACCGAACCCGACAAGGACAAGGAAGACGATGATAACAAACTTCCGGGAGCGTCGTCAGGACAGGCAGTTTCATCAGCTCCAGGATCAACAGATGTGGATATGAAAGATCTCTCGAAAAAGGATGACG AAGATAAAGAAACTGACAAATCAGTAGAAAAACCATTCTCAACTACAGAAGGTACTAAAACGTCTGATTCTGATGCTGCGGTAGGAGGTGATCAGCAAAAAACGGATGGCACGGAAGACGAGAAAAACAAGGACAAGGAAGTCTCGACCGACTTGGTTAAAGAAAACGGCGATCCCAAGGTATTCAATGAAGGAAATCTCCAGGCTGCCGCGGCAGCAGCTCTTGCAGCGGCTGCAGTTAAAGCAAAGCATCTAGCTGCGGTAGAGGAGAGGAAAATAAAAAGTTTGGTAGCGTTGTTGGTAgaaacacagatgaaaaaacTTGAGATCAAATTACGGCATTTTGAGGAACTTGAAACCACTATGGAACGAGAGCGTGAAGGTTTAGAATATCAAAGACAGCAGTTGATTCAGGAGAGGCAACAGTTCCACCTAGAGCAACTCAAGGCAGCTGAGTTCCGCGCTCGGCAGCAGGCACATCAACGGTTCCAGTTAGAACAGGGACAATGGCAGCAACCAACAATGGGAGGTGCAACGGGAATACCTCCTCAAGGGGGGATAGTACCCCCACAGCAACAACTTGGTGTACCACCGGGGCCAGGACAAGGGCCTCATCCAGCTCCCGGATCTA ACCCTCAGCAGCAGCCATCAATGCAGTCTACcggtggacttcctggaattccGGTGCCGACCAGCATCAATGCACCCAGCAGCAACGGAATTATGTCAGCCTCTCCTACAACGATTCCTTCCGACGGCTCTACTCAAAATAACATCATGTCCCCGACGGTGCCTGGACAGCCGCCTTCTTCGCAGCATACGCAGGGTCCACCACCGCCGCAGCTACAGCAGCAGGTCATGCCATCCCATCCGGGTCATTCCACAGGTGCACCAATGCCGGGCGGAGTGCCTGGTCCCCATCAGCATCCTCCGCCGCCGGTACCGCAGCAACAGCCGCCACCGCCATCTCCGCAGCAGGCTCCGTTGGCTCCTACCCAAGGACCACCCCTCCCAACCCAGGCAGGACCAGGAGGCGCAATCCCAGGGCCACAGCAAGGTCCTCCCACGTCCGTGGGAAGCGGTCCTATCCCTCCATCTTCTTCGTAA
- the LOC129774721 gene encoding SWI/SNF complex subunit SMARCC1 isoform X2, whose protein sequence is MVSLGPKKDGGPNAEFFTSPESLQGFETVRQWLQKNLKKYLAPDPPTKESLAHLIIQFVQYQETKLGKCSQDPPTTRLPMRCFMDFKPGGSLCHILATMYRYKAEQRWRKFDFTVNRNPMRKDPIIQMLLDMETALIEAECMRLPIVYVRPEVDKQTANRITDIVTNHQGEMTLDEEEATHIIYPAVDPLPEDYARPTFRRDKHVMIHWYYFPESYDTWIPNTFDLPDNVPDYPLSPGDRWRVSASWVTDLEEYNEWMPEEDYEVDEAGRKKLHKLRLGVEDLMAGSGDDKVRRTKVIHQKRKRSPSPQAKGGKRKSGRSPAVFHKKTRADDEDSEDMTKDMDDPQPETNLTEVKASSSNSASGPATPQPKRDPEMMPLKYATMTDLDDDIDRANADRGDDSQAGKTSDNSNTQEFPHGKDDLEDNVTEQAHHIIVPSYSAWFDYNSIHVVEKRALPEFFNGKNKSKTPEIYLAYRNFMIDTYRLNPTEYLTSTACRRNLAGDVCAIMRVHAFLEQWGLINYQIDADSRPTPMGPPPTSHFHVLSDTPSGLQPLNAPKTAQPSAAKNLLDLDKKVDKKDDLAASALGISAGASSSSADGIKTEPGTITADPNGQFGLRLDQYAKKPSAMRNKTAASMSRDWTEQETLLLLEGLEMYKDDWNKVCEHVGSRTQDECILHFLRLPIEDPYLEDDNTYLGPLSYQPIPFSKAGNPIMSTVAFLASVVDPRIAASAAKAAMEEFAAIKDEVPASMMDSHLKNVEKTSFGGKFDPYAGLTTSGIAGTEPDKDKEDDDNKLPGASSGQAVSSAPGSTDVDMKDLSKKDDDKETDKSVEKPFSTTEGTKTSDSDAAVGGDQQKTDGTEDEKNKDKEVSTDLVKENGDPKVFNEGNLQAAAAAALAAAAVKAKHLAAVEERKIKSLVALLVETQMKKLEIKLRHFEELETTMEREREGLEYQRQQLIQERQQFHLEQLKAAEFRARQQAHQRFQLEQGQWQQPTMGGATGIPPQGGIVPPQQQLGVPPGPGQGPHPAPGSNPQQQPSMQSTGGLPGIPVPTSINAPSSNGIMSASPTTIPSDGSTQNNIMSPTVPGQPPSSQHTQGPPPPQLQQQVMPSHPGHSTGAPMPGGVPGPHQHPPPPVPQQQPPPPSPQQAPLAPTQGPPLPTQAGPGGAIPGPQQGPPTSVGSGPIPPSSS, encoded by the exons ATGGTCTCGCTGGGACCTAAAAAGGATGGTGGTCCAAACGCCGAATTCTTCACGTCACCAGAATCACTGCAGGGATTCGAAACGGTTCGACAATGGTTGCAGAAAAACCTGAAAAAG TATCTGGCACCGGATCCTCCAACTAAAGAATCTCTGGCCCATTTGATTATACAATTTGTTCAGTATCAGGAAACCAAACTTGGAAAATGTTCGCAAGATCCACCCACCACCAGATTGCCG ATGCGATGTTTCATGGATTTCAAACCAGGTGGGTCCTTGTGCCATATCCTGGCTACCATGTACCGCTACAAGGCTGAGCAACGGTGGCGCAAGTTCGATTTTACAGTAAACAGG AACCCTATGCGTAAGGACCCCATAATTCAAATGCTGCTCGACATGGAAACGGCTCTCATTGAGGCCGAATGCATGCGATTACCGATTGTGTACGTCAGACCCGAGGTAGATAAACAAACTGCGAATCGAATCACGGACATAGTCACAAATCATCAGGGCGAGATGACGTTGGACGAAGAAGAAGCAACGCACATCATCTATCCGGCGGTGGATCCTTTGCCGGAGGATTATGCAAGACCTACATTCCGTCGGGACAAGCACGTGATGATACATTGGTATTACTTTCCTGAGTCGTATGATACTTGGATTCCGAATACATTCGATCTTCCG GATAATGTACCAGATTATCCACTCTCTCCGGGAGACCGTTGGCGAGTGTCTGCCTCGTGGGTAACAGACCTCGAAGAATACAACGAATGGATGCCTGAGGAGGATTATGAGGTTGACGAAGCTGGTCGAAAGAAATTACACAAGCTTCGTCTTGGGGTTGAAGACTTGATGGCGGGTAGTGGCGATGACAAAGTTCGGAGAACGAAGGTGATTCACCAGAAGCGAAAACGGTCTCCTTCACCACAGGCTAAGGGAGGCAAACGAAAAAGTGGTCGTTCACCAGCCGTTTTCCACAAGAAAACGCGAGCCGATGACGAAGATTCGGAAGACATGACAAAAGACATGGATGATCCGCAACCGGAGACTAATTTAACTGAAGTGAAGGCTAGTTCCAGCAACTCAGCCTCCGGTCCAGCCACTCCTCAGCCCAAGAGAGATCCGGAGATGATGCCGCTGAAATATGCCACTATGACGGATCTGGATGATGACATTGACCGGGCCAATGCAGATCGCGGAGATGACAGTCAAGCTGGCAAAACGAGCGATAATAGTAACACGCAAGAATTCCCACACGGAAAAGATGATCTAGAAGACAATGTTACCGAACAGGCTCACCACATAATCGTCCCATCGTATTCAGCTTGGTTCGATTACAACTCGATTCATGTGGTCGAAAAGCGTGCCTTGCCGGAATTCTTCAACGGCAAGAATAAATCCAAAACGCCGGAGATTTATCTTGCATATCGTAATTTCATGATCGATACTTATCGGCTGAATCCTACTGAATACTTGACAAGCACAGCTTGTCGTAGGAACTTAGCTGGAGATGTCTGCGCGATAATGCGTGTGCATGCTTTCCTCGAACAGTGGGGATTGATCAATTATCAAATTGATGCTGATTCTCGACCAACTCCAATGGGCCCCCCACCAACTTCACACTTCCACGTGTTGAGTGACACCCCATCTGGACTGCAACCGCTGAATGCTCCGAAAACAGCACAACCATCTGCTGCCAAAAACTTGCTCGATTTAGACAAAAAAGTCGATAAAAAAGATGACTTGGCCGCGTCTGCTCTTGGAATATCTGCTGGAGCTTCCTCCAGTTCAGCCGATGGCATTAAAACTGAGCCAGGAACAATTACTGCTGATCCGAATGGTCAGTTTGGGCTACGATTGGATCAATATGCTAAAAAGCCATCTGCTATGCGAAATAAAACCGCTGCTAGCATGTCTCGCGACTGGACCGAACAGGAAACTCTTCTGCTCCTGGAAGGTTTGGAGATGTATAAAGACGACTGGAACAAAGTGTGCGAGCATGTTGGATCGCGAACTCAGGACGAGTGTATTCTTCACTTCCTCAGACTTCCGATCGAAGATCCTTATCTGGAGGATGATAACACGTATTTAGGGCCACTTTCGTATCAACCAATTCCATTCAGTAAGGCTGGTAATCCAATTATGTCAACGGTGGCGTTTCTAGCCTCAGTTGTGGATCCGAGAATTGCTGCGAGCGCTGCTAAAGCTGCCATGGAGGAATTTGCTGCCATTAAG GATGAAGTTCCAGCATCAATGATGGATTCTCATCTGAAAAATGTCGAAAAAACAAGCTTTGGAGGTAAATTCGATCCGTACGCAGGTCTGACAACAAGCGGAATTGCGGGAACCGAACCCGACAAGGACAAGGAAGACGATGATAACAAACTTCCGGGAGCGTCGTCAGGACAGGCAGTTTCATCAGCTCCAGGATCAACAGATGTGGATATGAAAGATCTCTCGAAAAAGGATGACG ATAAAGAAACTGACAAATCAGTAGAAAAACCATTCTCAACTACAGAAGGTACTAAAACGTCTGATTCTGATGCTGCGGTAGGAGGTGATCAGCAAAAAACGGATGGCACGGAAGACGAGAAAAACAAGGACAAGGAAGTCTCGACCGACTTGGTTAAAGAAAACGGCGATCCCAAGGTATTCAATGAAGGAAATCTCCAGGCTGCCGCGGCAGCAGCTCTTGCAGCGGCTGCAGTTAAAGCAAAGCATCTAGCTGCGGTAGAGGAGAGGAAAATAAAAAGTTTGGTAGCGTTGTTGGTAgaaacacagatgaaaaaacTTGAGATCAAATTACGGCATTTTGAGGAACTTGAAACCACTATGGAACGAGAGCGTGAAGGTTTAGAATATCAAAGACAGCAGTTGATTCAGGAGAGGCAACAGTTCCACCTAGAGCAACTCAAGGCAGCTGAGTTCCGCGCTCGGCAGCAGGCACATCAACGGTTCCAGTTAGAACAGGGACAATGGCAGCAACCAACAATGGGAGGTGCAACGGGAATACCTCCTCAAGGGGGGATAGTACCCCCACAGCAACAACTTGGTGTACCACCGGGGCCAGGACAAGGGCCTCATCCAGCTCCCGGATCTA ACCCTCAGCAGCAGCCATCAATGCAGTCTACcggtggacttcctggaattccGGTGCCGACCAGCATCAATGCACCCAGCAGCAACGGAATTATGTCAGCCTCTCCTACAACGATTCCTTCCGACGGCTCTACTCAAAATAACATCATGTCCCCGACGGTGCCTGGACAGCCGCCTTCTTCGCAGCATACGCAGGGTCCACCACCGCCGCAGCTACAGCAGCAGGTCATGCCATCCCATCCGGGTCATTCCACAGGTGCACCAATGCCGGGCGGAGTGCCTGGTCCCCATCAGCATCCTCCGCCGCCGGTACCGCAGCAACAGCCGCCACCGCCATCTCCGCAGCAGGCTCCGTTGGCTCCTACCCAAGGACCACCCCTCCCAACCCAGGCAGGACCAGGAGGCGCAATCCCAGGGCCACAGCAAGGTCCTCCCACGTCCGTGGGAAGCGGTCCTATCCCTCCATCTTCTTCGTAA
- the LOC129774721 gene encoding SWI/SNF complex subunit SMARCC1 isoform X4 codes for MVSLGPKKDGGPNAEFFTSPESLQGFETVRQWLQKNLKKYLAPDPPTKESLAHLIIQFVQYQETKLGKCSQDPPTTRLPMRCFMDFKPGGSLCHILATMYRYKAEQRWRKFDFTVNRNPMRKDPIIQMLLDMETALIEAECMRLPIVYVRPEVDKQTANRITDIVTNHQGEMTLDEEEATHIIYPAVDPLPEDYARPTFRRDKHVMIHWYYFPESYDTWIPNTFDLPDNVPDYPLSPGDRWRVSASWVTDLEEYNEWMPEEDYEVDEAGRKKLHKLRLGVEDLMAGSGDDKVRRTKVIHQKRKRSPSPQAKGGKRKSGRSPAVFHKKTRADDEDSEDMTKDMDDPQPETNLTEVKASSSNSASGPATPQPKRDPEMMPLKYATMTDLDDDIDRANADRGDDSQAGKTSDNSNTQEFPHGKDDLEDNVTEQAHHIIVPSYSAWFDYNSIHVVEKRALPEFFNGKNKSKTPEIYLAYRNFMIDTYRLNPTEYLTSTACRRNLAGDVCAIMRVHAFLEQWGLINYQIDADSRPTPMGPPPTSHFHVLSDTPSGLQPLNAPKTAQPSAAKNLLDLDKKVDKKDDLAASALGISAGASSSSADGIKTEPGTITADPNGQFGLRLDQYAKKPSAMRNKTAASMSRDWTEQETLLLLEGLEMYKDDWNKVCEHVGSRTQDECILHFLRLPIEDPYLEDDNTYLGPLSYQPIPFSKAGNPIMSTVAFLASVVDPRIAASAAKAAMEEFAAIKDEVPASMMDSHLKNVEKTSFGGKFDPYAGLTTSGIAGTEPDKDKEDDDNKLPGASSGQAVSSAPGSTDVDMKDLSKKDDEGTKTSDSDAAVGGDQQKTDGTEDEKNKDKEVSTDLVKENGDPKVFNEGNLQAAAAAALAAAAVKAKHLAAVEERKIKSLVALLVETQMKKLEIKLRHFEELETTMEREREGLEYQRQQLIQERQQFHLEQLKAAEFRARQQAHQRFQLEQGQWQQPTMGGATGIPPQGGIVPPQQQLGVPPGPGQGPHPAPGSNPQQQPSMQSTGGLPGIPVPTSINAPSSNGIMSASPTTIPSDGSTQNNIMSPTVPGQPPSSQHTQGPPPPQLQQQVMPSHPGHSTGAPMPGGVPGPHQHPPPPVPQQQPPPPSPQQAPLAPTQGPPLPTQAGPGGAIPGPQQGPPTSVGSGPIPPSSS; via the exons ATGGTCTCGCTGGGACCTAAAAAGGATGGTGGTCCAAACGCCGAATTCTTCACGTCACCAGAATCACTGCAGGGATTCGAAACGGTTCGACAATGGTTGCAGAAAAACCTGAAAAAG TATCTGGCACCGGATCCTCCAACTAAAGAATCTCTGGCCCATTTGATTATACAATTTGTTCAGTATCAGGAAACCAAACTTGGAAAATGTTCGCAAGATCCACCCACCACCAGATTGCCG ATGCGATGTTTCATGGATTTCAAACCAGGTGGGTCCTTGTGCCATATCCTGGCTACCATGTACCGCTACAAGGCTGAGCAACGGTGGCGCAAGTTCGATTTTACAGTAAACAGG AACCCTATGCGTAAGGACCCCATAATTCAAATGCTGCTCGACATGGAAACGGCTCTCATTGAGGCCGAATGCATGCGATTACCGATTGTGTACGTCAGACCCGAGGTAGATAAACAAACTGCGAATCGAATCACGGACATAGTCACAAATCATCAGGGCGAGATGACGTTGGACGAAGAAGAAGCAACGCACATCATCTATCCGGCGGTGGATCCTTTGCCGGAGGATTATGCAAGACCTACATTCCGTCGGGACAAGCACGTGATGATACATTGGTATTACTTTCCTGAGTCGTATGATACTTGGATTCCGAATACATTCGATCTTCCG GATAATGTACCAGATTATCCACTCTCTCCGGGAGACCGTTGGCGAGTGTCTGCCTCGTGGGTAACAGACCTCGAAGAATACAACGAATGGATGCCTGAGGAGGATTATGAGGTTGACGAAGCTGGTCGAAAGAAATTACACAAGCTTCGTCTTGGGGTTGAAGACTTGATGGCGGGTAGTGGCGATGACAAAGTTCGGAGAACGAAGGTGATTCACCAGAAGCGAAAACGGTCTCCTTCACCACAGGCTAAGGGAGGCAAACGAAAAAGTGGTCGTTCACCAGCCGTTTTCCACAAGAAAACGCGAGCCGATGACGAAGATTCGGAAGACATGACAAAAGACATGGATGATCCGCAACCGGAGACTAATTTAACTGAAGTGAAGGCTAGTTCCAGCAACTCAGCCTCCGGTCCAGCCACTCCTCAGCCCAAGAGAGATCCGGAGATGATGCCGCTGAAATATGCCACTATGACGGATCTGGATGATGACATTGACCGGGCCAATGCAGATCGCGGAGATGACAGTCAAGCTGGCAAAACGAGCGATAATAGTAACACGCAAGAATTCCCACACGGAAAAGATGATCTAGAAGACAATGTTACCGAACAGGCTCACCACATAATCGTCCCATCGTATTCAGCTTGGTTCGATTACAACTCGATTCATGTGGTCGAAAAGCGTGCCTTGCCGGAATTCTTCAACGGCAAGAATAAATCCAAAACGCCGGAGATTTATCTTGCATATCGTAATTTCATGATCGATACTTATCGGCTGAATCCTACTGAATACTTGACAAGCACAGCTTGTCGTAGGAACTTAGCTGGAGATGTCTGCGCGATAATGCGTGTGCATGCTTTCCTCGAACAGTGGGGATTGATCAATTATCAAATTGATGCTGATTCTCGACCAACTCCAATGGGCCCCCCACCAACTTCACACTTCCACGTGTTGAGTGACACCCCATCTGGACTGCAACCGCTGAATGCTCCGAAAACAGCACAACCATCTGCTGCCAAAAACTTGCTCGATTTAGACAAAAAAGTCGATAAAAAAGATGACTTGGCCGCGTCTGCTCTTGGAATATCTGCTGGAGCTTCCTCCAGTTCAGCCGATGGCATTAAAACTGAGCCAGGAACAATTACTGCTGATCCGAATGGTCAGTTTGGGCTACGATTGGATCAATATGCTAAAAAGCCATCTGCTATGCGAAATAAAACCGCTGCTAGCATGTCTCGCGACTGGACCGAACAGGAAACTCTTCTGCTCCTGGAAGGTTTGGAGATGTATAAAGACGACTGGAACAAAGTGTGCGAGCATGTTGGATCGCGAACTCAGGACGAGTGTATTCTTCACTTCCTCAGACTTCCGATCGAAGATCCTTATCTGGAGGATGATAACACGTATTTAGGGCCACTTTCGTATCAACCAATTCCATTCAGTAAGGCTGGTAATCCAATTATGTCAACGGTGGCGTTTCTAGCCTCAGTTGTGGATCCGAGAATTGCTGCGAGCGCTGCTAAAGCTGCCATGGAGGAATTTGCTGCCATTAAG GATGAAGTTCCAGCATCAATGATGGATTCTCATCTGAAAAATGTCGAAAAAACAAGCTTTGGAGGTAAATTCGATCCGTACGCAGGTCTGACAACAAGCGGAATTGCGGGAACCGAACCCGACAAGGACAAGGAAGACGATGATAACAAACTTCCGGGAGCGTCGTCAGGACAGGCAGTTTCATCAGCTCCAGGATCAACAGATGTGGATATGAAAGATCTCTCGAAAAAGGATGACG AAGGTACTAAAACGTCTGATTCTGATGCTGCGGTAGGAGGTGATCAGCAAAAAACGGATGGCACGGAAGACGAGAAAAACAAGGACAAGGAAGTCTCGACCGACTTGGTTAAAGAAAACGGCGATCCCAAGGTATTCAATGAAGGAAATCTCCAGGCTGCCGCGGCAGCAGCTCTTGCAGCGGCTGCAGTTAAAGCAAAGCATCTAGCTGCGGTAGAGGAGAGGAAAATAAAAAGTTTGGTAGCGTTGTTGGTAgaaacacagatgaaaaaacTTGAGATCAAATTACGGCATTTTGAGGAACTTGAAACCACTATGGAACGAGAGCGTGAAGGTTTAGAATATCAAAGACAGCAGTTGATTCAGGAGAGGCAACAGTTCCACCTAGAGCAACTCAAGGCAGCTGAGTTCCGCGCTCGGCAGCAGGCACATCAACGGTTCCAGTTAGAACAGGGACAATGGCAGCAACCAACAATGGGAGGTGCAACGGGAATACCTCCTCAAGGGGGGATAGTACCCCCACAGCAACAACTTGGTGTACCACCGGGGCCAGGACAAGGGCCTCATCCAGCTCCCGGATCTA ACCCTCAGCAGCAGCCATCAATGCAGTCTACcggtggacttcctggaattccGGTGCCGACCAGCATCAATGCACCCAGCAGCAACGGAATTATGTCAGCCTCTCCTACAACGATTCCTTCCGACGGCTCTACTCAAAATAACATCATGTCCCCGACGGTGCCTGGACAGCCGCCTTCTTCGCAGCATACGCAGGGTCCACCACCGCCGCAGCTACAGCAGCAGGTCATGCCATCCCATCCGGGTCATTCCACAGGTGCACCAATGCCGGGCGGAGTGCCTGGTCCCCATCAGCATCCTCCGCCGCCGGTACCGCAGCAACAGCCGCCACCGCCATCTCCGCAGCAGGCTCCGTTGGCTCCTACCCAAGGACCACCCCTCCCAACCCAGGCAGGACCAGGAGGCGCAATCCCAGGGCCACAGCAAGGTCCTCCCACGTCCGTGGGAAGCGGTCCTATCCCTCCATCTTCTTCGTAA